DNA from Xanthomonas hyacinthi:
CCGCCTTCCATGCTGAAACGGCCGATCAGCCGGCTCAGGCCGCGCTCGAGCACGCGCGCGATGCTGCCTTCGCGGCGGCCGCGGCGATCGATGCCGGTGACGTTGGCCAGGGCGCGGTCGCCATGCAGCACCTTGCGCATTTCGTAGGGCGGCAGGAACAGGTCGTCGCCGCCTTCGTCCGGACGCAGGAAGCCGAAGCCGTCGGGATTGGCGATCACCACGCCGGGGATCAGGTTGGTCTGCTGCACCGGCGCGTAGCCGCCGCGGCGGTTCTGCACCAGCTGCGCCTCGCGCAGCATCGCACCCAGGCGCTTGCTCAACGCCTCCATGCGCGAGGGTTCGGTCAGGCCGAGCTGCCCGGCCAGTTCCTCGAGCGTCTGCGGGCCGTCGCAACGGTCGAGCAACTGCAGGATCGCCTCGCGGCTGGCGATCGGCTCGGCATAGCGCTCGGCCTCGCGTGCGGCGAATGGATCGGCGACGGCGGCCGGCTTGCGCGACGGCGGTTCGGGCGGATGCAGCGGTTGCAACGGCGGTTTGGGGCTGCGCCGCAAGAAGCTGGGGAGGCTCGGCATCCACGACGGCATCTTGGATTTCTTCGGCGGCGGCGGAGCCGCCGGGGCGCCGGCCTTGCTGGCGGGCGTGTCGTGGGATGCGGATTTGCCGGGCTTGCCGGACTTGGTTTTTCGATTGGTCATCCGCCCATGGTACTCGCTGGGTCGTCAACACAGGCAAACCGGCGACCGTAACCGGCGGCAGAACAGCCCCCCAGAAACGACGAAGCCCGCGTCAGCGGGCCGGTCGTTGCGGGAGTTCAGCGCTCCCGCGTCTTGCATGTGGTGCCCAGAAGAGGACTCGAACCTCCACGAAGTTGCCCCCGCTAGCACCTGAAGCTAGTGCGTCTACCAATTCCGCCATCTGGGCGCTGAAGGCCGTGGATTCTGCGGGCAGCGCGCGCCCTTGTCAATGCCGACGCGCAACGCGGCATCCGGCGGCGCGCGCGCCGCCCGGCGCATCGCGCATTCCGCGGCACCCGGATCACCCCCACTGCAGCGCAAGGCGACGCGCCTCCGCCTGCGGCATGCGTTGGCGACGGTGCCACCTGCAACGCGCGGCATCGCGGCGCCGGATCGCGAGTGGCGGCATCCTGGCGGCATCGGCATCGATATGCGCAGGCGTGGCGCATTCGGCGGAAAACCGCATCACTCGTGCAGATCCGGACACACCGCCGAGCCTGCGCGACGGCAAACGGACCTGCTTCGAACAAGCGCTGTGACGCAGCCGGGAGAACGCGATTTTGTCGGTTGACCACGCAGCGCAAAGGGCTAGCGTGCGTGCGGCGAACCGCCCCTCCCCCACGCTCCGGAGCTCCGCATGAAGTCCCTGCCCATCTCGCTGCTCGCCGCCTCGCTACTCGCCTTCGCCCACCCTGCCGGCGCCGCCACGCCGCTCGATTCGCTCGCCGAGATCGAACGTGCGCTGGATACCGGCGCCTCGGTTGCGGTCGCGATCGACCTGAGCCAGTGCACGCCCAGTGCCGGCGGCGCCACCCCGACCCAGACCCGCGGCGGCCTGCGCATCAACGCATACCGGGTGATCGCCGACGGCACCCTGTCCTTCGCCGACGAGCACCTCACCGTGGGCCGCGACGGCAAGCCGATCCAGCAGTTCCTGCGCTACCAGGTGCGCCCGGACGGCAGCATCGATTTCAGCATGGCCGTGTTCGCCCTGCCAGGCTACCAGCAGACCGGCACCACGCTCGGCTACCGCTGCGCGATCAACCAGGGCCTGCACTTCACCGCCACCCAATGAGCCGGCGCGGTTGCGTGCGCCGCCGCCGGCACGGCGCACGCAAAACGCCGCTTGACAGCGGCGCGCGCAACCGACAAAATTCTCGGCCTGTATTGCCCAGGTGGCGGAATTGGTAGACGCACTAGCTTCAGGTGCTAGCGGGGGCAACTTCGTGGAGGTTCGAGTCCTCTTCTGGGCACCACACTCAGTTCCAGAGACTTCTACCTAAGTCTCTAATGTTGTTGAAAAGACCCGCGAAAGCGGGTCTTTTTGTTCCAGTGGCCGCCAAGCACATCCACTGGAAGCCGCCTGCAAACGAGTACATTTCCGAGTACGTTGAAACTTCGAGTTCGGAGATGTACTCACCATGCCCCTCACCGCACGCGAAGTCCAAACCGCCCAGTTCCAGGACAAGTCCTACGGTCTGGCCGATGGCAATGGCCTGTTCCTCTGGGTCACGCCCGAAGCGCAGAAGTACTGGCATTTCCGCTACCGCATCAACGGCAAGCAGCCTCGCATTTCCCTGGGCGTCTACCCGACCGTCTCGCTACAACTGGCGCGCGAGAAAGCCCATGAGGCCCGCCTGCTCGTCGCGCGCGGCATCGACCCTGGCCAGAAACGCAAGGACGACCGCTGCCAGAGCATCGAGACCCGCACCAACCTGTTCAAGGACGCCGCCGAGGACTGGATCAAGGCCAAGCAGGACGCCGGGCGATCCGCCTCGACCCTCGACAAAATGCGGACCTACCTCGACAAGGACATCTTGCCCGTCCTGGGCAACAAGTACCTGCCCGAGGTCTCTCGGGCCAACTGCGTGGATGTACAGACCCGCATCGATGAAGCGCGGAGCGCTAAACGTCGCCAAGAAGGCCCGCGGCTGGCTACGGGAAATCTTCAGCCGCGCCATCGCCAAGGGCAAGTGCGAACTCAACCCAGCTTCCGAACTGCGCTTTGTCGCCAAGGAAGCCCCCAAATCCACCCCCTACCCGCATCTGCTGGAGCCGAAGCTTCCCGACTTCCTGCGCGCCCTGGAAGCCTCCACCAGCCGCCCGATCAGTCGAACTGCGGCCTGGATGGAGCTCTGGACGGCCTGTCGTCCCGGCATGATCCGCTTCGCCGAGTGGACGGAAATCGACCTGGACGCCTGCATCTGGACCATCCCGGCCGCGAGATGAAGATGCGCCGCAAGCACGTAACGCCACTGCCGACCCGACTGATCGCCCAGCTCAAGGCGCTGCACCTGCTCACCGGCCGGCACCAATACCTGTTTCCGGGCATCGGCACCAAAAACCCCACCATCAGCGAGAACACCATCAACAACGTGTTCCAGCTCATCGGCTACAAGGGCCGCATGGTCGGCCACGGTAGCCGCCACACCGCCAGCACCCTGCTGCGGGAGCACAACTGGGCCAAGCAACTCGTGGATGCGCAACTATCCCACAAGGAAAAGGCACCGCTGGCGACTACAACCACGCGATCTACCTGAGGCAGCGCAGGCTCATGATGCAGTGGTACGCGGACTATCTGGACGCCCTCAAGGCTGGACTGACACCGGCGCAGAGCAAGACGTTCGCTAGGCGGGTGAACGGTGCGGGCTCAACAATACCTTCGGGGACATGCTGCTCAACTTCGTCATGGCGATGATGTTCATCGTGCTGCCCTCGTTCTGGGTCATGGCCTTGGCGTGGGCAGGCATTCGCGCCGGGAACATCGTGCAGAGATTGTCCACGGCCACCTCGGATGCCAAGGGTGCCGGCGGCCGGGGCGCGGGCGTGATGATGAGTGCAGTATCGAAGAAGTGAACACTGCTCAGCCGTCGTCGGACACGTGCGGATCAATACGCCAGTCGCTCTTATCGTAGAGCCCGAAGCCCTCGTGGCCTTCTTTCCACTCGGGCCTCTGGTCGTCTTCGTCAAGGCCGCCGTTGCGAGCCGCCCATGCAGCGGCCACAACAAAAACCAGCAGCAGCGCCACCCAGAACGCGCCATAGAGCAGGACGGCCAGCACAGCGAACTTGACGACCCACAGCGGGCCCGCAGCCACGCCTGCGCCGAGACCTCGCGTCACCAGCCACCCCTGCGCCTTCCGATCCAAGCGTGCGCCAGCTCGCCACATCCGGCCGAAGACTCGGCCTGCACGCTCTGCGAAAGTGGTCTGTGCTGCGGGTTTCATGGTGGCTACCTCATGGTGGTCCTATCGACTCTTGTTCAGCACCTGCTTCAGGGAGTTCTTGATTGCATCCGTCCCGATTATTCAATCGAGACTTGAATTTCCATGCCCCATCCAATCAATCGAATGCGGCACAGCCTACGGCTTCTTCGACGCTTGCCAGTCTGCCTTGCTCGCCGCGACCAGCGCCGTCCAGTCGTCGGGCGGGCTGCCTCGCCCGAGCATCTTCTCGAACACCGCATACGGGTCGGACTTGCTGCCCGAAGACCGCAGCGTCTGTTCGTCGTTGACCCAGGCGAACACGATCACTTTCGTCTTGGAGTCGTAGCGGAAGAACAGGCGGAATCGCCGTCCGATCTTCGCGCGCCGCCAATGACGGTACGCCGGCCCCAAGGTATTGCCTTGGCGGAACTCGTCGCGTGCGGGATCGCTCGGCACGACTTCCATGATCAACTGGCTCAACGCCCGGAACAGCTTGACGTTGGCATTGCCCTCGAATCCTTGCGGGTCGTTCTGCTCGGCCCGTTCCGCGGCAGCCTGCAGCTTGCGCAACTGCTCGATCAGGCCCTCATGGAACAGCGGCGTCCAGCCATGCCGCATCAGAGCGCCACTTCGCCTTCGATGTCGTCATCGAGGTCTACCGCATGGCCAGCGTTCGCCAGCATGGTCCGCGCGAGATCCTCCGGCAGCGCCTGGACATGGCGACCAGCGCGGATATCGGACTCCAGCAGCGCCAGGAAGGCGCCGATCGCAGGGTCTTCGTGCTCGGCGTCGGCGCGGGTCACGACAACTTCACCGCCGCGCAGGTCGAACGCCACCTTGCCGCCGGCATCCACCCCCAGCGCCTGCCGGATGGGCTTGGGCAGCGTGATCTGGCCCTTGGAGGTTAAGGTGGCGACTTCATGGATGTTGGGCATGGCGGTTCTCCCGATAACGACATTCGCACGGTAAGGAATATTCCTTACTGTGTCAATCTGCTCCAGCATGGCGCCTCAGGCCTGGGAAGAAGGGACCATCGTAGGCACTGCACTGCCGGCCTTCCGCCCACAACCCGACACTGGCGCATCCCCATTGATGGTGGTCCGGCCGCCGCTGCCGCGCTACACCCAAAGGCTTCCAAAAGGTCAAAGGGCTGGCAAGGGGCAAGGGAACGGGGTCAAGGGGAAAGGCCCTACCCGAAAAGGCCAAAAGGCTCTCCCGTCAGCCCATCAACAGGACTTCGTCATGCTCTCGCTGTTCCAGCAGAAAAAAGCACCGCCCGCCACCAGTCCGCCACTGACACCGGCAATTGGGTCCCCGAATGGGCTGTTGCGGCCGGAGTCCGCGGCGGCGCTACTGGCGACGCCGCGCCGGAAGAAGCTGCTGGAACATATATGGCAACGTACCTCGCTGTCGCGCAAGCAGTTCGACGCACTGTACCTGGCCCCACTGGAACGCTACGCCGAGCTGGTTCAGCAATTCCCTGCGTCGGAGAGCCACCACCATGCCTATCCAGGAGGCATGCTGGATCACGGCCTGGAGGTCGTTGCCTACGCCCTCAAGCTGCGGCAGTCCTATCTGCTTCCCTCTGGCACTACGCCCGAAGACCAGACCGCTCAATCCGAAGCCTGGACCGCCGCCGCAGCCTACGCGGCGTTGCTGCACGACATCGGCAAGATCGCGGTCGACCTGCACATCGAACTAGCCGATGGCAGTATCTGGCACCCCTGGCATGGCCCGTTGCAGCAGCGCTACCGCCTTCGTTATCGCGCCGATCGCGAGTACCGCCTGCACAGCGCAGCCTCCGGGCTGCTCTACAACCGCGTGCTCGGCCGCGACATCCTCGACTGGCTCAGCGGCTTCCCCCTGCTGTGGTCGGCACTGCTCTACGTCCTGGCCGGGCAGTATGAGCATGCCGGTGTCCTTGGCGAACTGGTGATCCAGGCCGACCGCGCCTCGGTCGCCCAGGCGCTGGGTGGCGATCCGGCGAAGGCGATGGCGGCACCGAAGCACGCGCTGCAACGCAAGCTGCTCGAAGGCCTGCGCTACCTGCTGAAAGAGGAGCTGAAGCTGAATCAGCCCCAGGCTTCGGACGGTTGGCTGACGCAAGATGCCCTCTGGCTGGTGAGCAAGACCGTCTCGGACAAACTGCGCGCCCATCTGCTGTCGCAGGGCATGGACGGCATCCCGGCCAGCAACAGTGCCGTCTTCAATGTTCTGCAGGACCACGGGATGGTCCAGCCCACACCTGACGGCAAGGCGATCTGGCGCGCCACCATAATAAGCGGCAATAGCGGCTGGTCGCACAGTTTCACACTGCTGCGTCTGGCGCCAGCGCTGATCTGGGAAGGCGATCAGCGCCCTGCCCCATTCGCCGGCACCGTCACGGTGGAGCTCACCAACGGCGCTGGTGCAGATACCAGCGACGCGCCCCCGCCAGCCGGCGACAATGCAGCGCCACCACCGCCGTCCGCGGTAGCGCCGACGACCACCAGCGGCCCCGTCGATGGCCTTGACTCGCGGCTGGAAATGCTGGGTACGACCGACATCAGACCAGCCTCGCCGATCACGGCAGTTTCAGTGGCCGAAGCGTCCGCGCAGCACCACCATGATGCGGCGCCACCGTCGCCCGCAGCAGCCGTTCTACACGCCACGCCGGCTGGGCGCGCGCAGGATCCAGCCTCCGGGCAGCATTTCATCACCTGGCTCAAGCAAGGCATCCAATCCCGCAGGCTCATCATCAACGATGCGAAGGCGCTGGTGCATATCGTGGCCGACGCGGCGTACCTAGTCAGTCCCGGCGTGTTTCAGCGCTATGCACAGGAACACCCGCACGTCTCGATGCTGGCTCGGCAGGACGATATGCCAGACTGGCAATGGGTGCAAAAGCGCTTCGAGAAGCTGCAACTGCACCGCAAACAGGACAATGGCCTGAACATCTGGACTTGCGTGGTCACCGGGCCACGCAAGTCCAGGCGCCTGCACGGTTATCTTCTGACGGATCCACTATGTCTGTTCAACGAGATGCCGCCGAACAATCCGTACCTCACTTTGTAGGCACGGGCCTGATGCCGCGTGCAGGCGTCTATGTTGCTAACAAATCCAATCAAGCCATATTTATGGCGCTCGTACAGCATACATAGTCTGCCCTGCAAAATTCACCCAACACCGCAGGCCCACCGTCCCACGCCAGTTTTCCGCCCTGCCGATAGCATCGCCAGGGCCATTGCCAGCCGGGCCAGCACCCCGAACAGCGGCGCAAAAAGCCCTTGATCCGCAAACGTACGATCACCCGCAGCAGCCAGCGGATGTTGTAACTCGCCGCGCACAGCACCGCGTGCAGCTCATCACCAGTTTGTCCCTGTAGCCAGCATCGATCCATCGCGTTGTCGTGTTTCAAGTGAACCGCCCCGGGAATTCCGGAGGCTCCATTTCTTGAGAAGATGGAGCCATGAGCAGAGCAAGCAAGTTCTCCCCGGAAATCCGGGAACGTTCGGTGAAGATGGTCCTGGAGCACCAATGCGAGTACGAATCGCAATGGGCGGCGATGGTGTCGGTGTCGGCCAAGGTGGGCTGCACGGCCGAGACGCTACGGGGTTGGGTGAGGCAGCACGAGCGCGACGTTGGCAAGCGCGAGGGGATGACGACGTCCGAGAAGGAGCGCATCAAGGCACTTGAGCGCGAGGTTCGCGAGCTGCGCCAGGTCAACGAGATCCTGCGCAAGGCATCGGCGTATTTTGCGCAGGCGGAGCTCGACCGCCCCTTCAAGCGATGAAGCAGTTCATCGATGAGCATCGAGTCGTCCACGGGGTCGAGCCGATCTGCAGGGTGCTGCCGATCTCCCCGTCGACCTACCACGCGCACGCGGCCAGGCTGGCCGATCCCGCGTTGCGCTGCGCGCGCGCGAAGACCGATGAGGCGTTGATGCCGGAAGTCCAGCGCGTGTGGGACGACAACTTCAAGGTCTACGGTGTGCGCAAGGTCTGGCGGCAGATGCGACGCGAGCAGTTCGACGTGGCGCGATGCACCGTACAGCGGCTGATGAAGCGGCAGGGTTTGCGGGGCGTCATTCGAGGCAAGACCGTGCGAACGACGGTGAGCGACCCGAAAGCGCCGTGTCCGCTCGATCATGTGAATCGGCAATTCAAGGCCGATCGGCCGAACGCGCTGTGGGTCAGCGACTTCACCTACGTCTCGACGTGGCAAGGATGGGTTTACGTCGCCTTCGTCATCGACGTCTTCGCCCGTCGCATCGTGGGCTGGAAGGCGTCGTCCTCGATGCAGACGGACTTCGTGCTCGACGCGCTCGAACAGGCGCTCTACGCGAGGAAGCCGGTCGGCCCGGATCGCCTGATTCACCACAGCGACCGAGGCGTTCAGTACGTGTCGATCCGCTACACGGAGCGGCTCGCTGAGGCCGGCCTGGAGCCCTCGGTAGGCAGCGTGGGGGACTCCTATGAGCGCGAAGCCTGCCCTCGGGGCACAACGCGCTGGCCGAGACCATCAACGGCCTCTACAAGGCCGAGGTCATCCATCGCAGGTCGTCCTGGCGAACGCGCGAGGAGGTCGAGTGAGCCACGCTCACC
Protein-coding regions in this window:
- a CDS encoding VirK family protein, which translates into the protein MKSLPISLLAASLLAFAHPAGAATPLDSLAEIERALDTGASVAVAIDLSQCTPSAGGATPTQTRGGLRINAYRVIADGTLSFADEHLTVGRDGKPIQQFLRYQVRPDGSIDFSMAVFALPGYQQTGTTLGYRCAINQGLHFTATQ
- a CDS encoding tyrosine-type recombinase/integrase translates to MPLTAREVQTAQFQDKSYGLADGNGLFLWVTPEAQKYWHFRYRINGKQPRISLGVYPTVSLQLAREKAHEARLLVARGIDPGQKRKDDRCQSIETRTNLFKDAAEDWIKAKQDAGRSASTLDKMRTYLDKDILPVLGNKYLPEVSRANCVDVQTRIDEARSAKRRQEGPRLATGNLQPRHRQGQVRTQPSFRTALCRQGSPQIHPLPASAGAEASRLPARPGSLHQPPDQSNCGLDGALDGLSSRHDPLRRVDGNRPGRLHLDHPGREMKMRRKHVTPLPTRLIAQLKALHLLTGRHQYLFPGIGTKNPTISENTINNVFQLIGYKGRMVGHGSRHTASTLLREHNWAKQLVDAQLSHKEKAPLATTTTRST
- a CDS encoding DUF3742 family protein, whose translation is MKPAAQTTFAERAGRVFGRMWRAGARLDRKAQGWLVTRGLGAGVAAGPLWVVKFAVLAVLLYGAFWVALLLVFVVAAAWAARNGGLDEDDQRPEWKEGHEGFGLYDKSDWRIDPHVSDDG
- a CDS encoding type II toxin-antitoxin system YhaV family toxin, whose amino-acid sequence is MMRHGWTPLFHEGLIEQLRKLQAAAERAEQNDPQGFEGNANVKLFRALSQLIMEVVPSDPARDEFRQGNTLGPAYRHWRRAKIGRRFRLFFRYDSKTKVIVFAWVNDEQTLRSSGSKSDPYAVFEKMLGRGSPPDDWTALVAASKADWQASKKP
- a CDS encoding type II toxin-antitoxin system PrlF family antitoxin, producing the protein MPNIHEVATLTSKGQITLPKPIRQALGVDAGGKVAFDLRGGEVVVTRADAEHEDPAIGAFLALLESDIRAGRHVQALPEDLARTMLANAGHAVDLDDDIEGEVAL
- the mobH gene encoding MobH family relaxase, which produces MLSLFQQKKAPPATSPPLTPAIGSPNGLLRPESAAALLATPRRKKLLEHIWQRTSLSRKQFDALYLAPLERYAELVQQFPASESHHHAYPGGMLDHGLEVVAYALKLRQSYLLPSGTTPEDQTAQSEAWTAAAAYAALLHDIGKIAVDLHIELADGSIWHPWHGPLQQRYRLRYRADREYRLHSAASGLLYNRVLGRDILDWLSGFPLLWSALLYVLAGQYEHAGVLGELVIQADRASVAQALGGDPAKAMAAPKHALQRKLLEGLRYLLKEELKLNQPQASDGWLTQDALWLVSKTVSDKLRAHLLSQGMDGIPASNSAVFNVLQDHGMVQPTPDGKAIWRATIISGNSGWSHSFTLLRLAPALIWEGDQRPAPFAGTVTVELTNGAGADTSDAPPPAGDNAAPPPPSAVAPTTTSGPVDGLDSRLEMLGTTDIRPASPITAVSVAEASAQHHHDAAPPSPAAAVLHATPAGRAQDPASGQHFITWLKQGIQSRRLIINDAKALVHIVADAAYLVSPGVFQRYAQEHPHVSMLARQDDMPDWQWVQKRFEKLQLHRKQDNGLNIWTCVVTGPRKSRRLHGYLLTDPLCLFNEMPPNNPYLTL